The genomic interval CGCGGCATCCTGACCACGGTGCTGCAACAGCAGCAAGGCGTCATAGATCAGCTGATTGACGGGCGCTGGACTGACGACGCCGACGATTCCACACATAGTTGTATTCCATCCGTTTGCGGGAACAGCCCCGCGGCAACCCAGCGACAGCAGCTTCTGACCGCCGTCGCATCGTTATCAGGAAGGCAGATGCCTTCCAAATTCTTCCGGCAATGCCGGCTTCAGCCCCCGCAGCATATCGACCAACAGCGGCGCCCCCCGGGATTCCTGCCACCACAGGGCTTCGTGCATGGGCGTGAGGCCTGCCACCACCGCCACGGCAAGCAGCAACACCAGCCCGCGCAGAACACCGAACGCAGCGCCCAGCGTGCGATCAACCGGCCGCAATCCAATGGACTCGACCAGTTTTTTGGCCAGCCAGGTGATAAACCCGCACGCAAACACCGACGCCACGAACACTGCCAGGAATCCAGCGGCGTACCGCAATGAATCCGAGGCATCACCCATGGGCAGCATTGCGGCCACGTCGTGCGCGAACCACTGCGCCACAAAAAAAGACACCACCCAACCCAGCAGTGACAACACCTCAAACACCAACCCGCGCCATGCGCCCATCAGCATGGAGGCGAGGAGCACCACCACAAAAATCCAGTCCAGCGCAGCCATGGACACGGGCAGCTCTTGCACCTGGCTAGAGCGTCAGCACCGAAGCCGACAGATCCAGCGCCTTGATGCGGGCAGCAGCCTTGTCGGCGTCTGCGCGGTTGGCAAAGGGCCCCACACGGACCCGCGTTCGCTTTCCGTCCTTGGTATCAACCACCTGCGTATACGTCTTCAGGCCCGCGCGTTCCACCTTGGTACGCGCCTCCCGGGCTTTCTCGGCGTCGGCAAACGCCCCCACCTGAACAATGAACCGGCCCTCTTCCGCTGCCGCCGCTCCGGCAGGCTCTGCCGACCGGCCTTCCAGCAGTGCGCGGGCCCTGGCGGCTTCGTCAGGGCGCTGCACAGGCGGTTTGGGAGGCTCTGGTTTCGGCTCTGGTTTGGCAGGGACTGCGGGAGCGGGTCTTGCGGGTGCTGGGCGCGCCCCTTGCACCAGCTCTTCGCCATCGGCAAGCCCGTTGCCGGACGCACTGCCACCGCCCTGCGCGGCAGGCCGCGGCGCAGAGGCCGCCGCGGGTGGAGCCGAAGGACTGGCCGCAGCGGGGGCCTGGGCAACCGGTGCGGGCACCACCAGGGGGGCCACCTTGTTGCGGTCGGGGATCTCGATCGGGATGTCCACGGGAATCGGCCGGGGCTGGGTGTCAAACAGCATGGGAAACCCGACCACCCCGATGAGCACCAGCACGGCCGCGCCGATCAGCCGGTGGCGCGCACGTCGCCGCATCACTTCAATGCTCTCGGCCTGCGGTGCGCGCGGGCGTTTGGACGGCTTTTCGGCCTGAGCTTGTTCACCCTGACCGGGCCACCGAAACTTGAAAAATGCCATGGAGTAACGACTCGTTCGGACCGCAGAACCGGCCTACTGGCCCAAATGTTTGGCGTGCAGGCGCGGTGTTCCGTTGATCAGCACACCACCCACCGTGTAAAACGAGCCAAAGACCACGATTCTATCAGCGGGGTCTGCCGCAGCCACCGCCGCCTGCAGCGCCTGCGTGGGGTCCGCGTGCAGGCTGGAGGTCACATCGCGGCGCCCGCCCGCCACCATCTGCAGGGCATTCCATTTCTGCTGCAGGACAGCAGCTGTCTCGGCGCGTGGGGTTGGCAGATCAGTGAAGTACCAGCGGTCCACCAGCGGGCCCACCTTGGCCAGCATGGGGGCCAGGTCCTTGTCGGCCATGGCGCCGAACACCGCATGCGTCGTGGGAAAGAACCCCATCGCATCCAGATTGGCCGTGAGCGCGGCCACCGAATGCGGGTTGTGCGCCACGTCCAGCACCAGCGTGGGCTGCCCGGGCACGATCTGGAAGCGCCCCGGCAGCTCCACCATGGCCAGGCCGTTGCGCACCGCCTGGGCTGTGACCGGAATGCGCTCGCGCAGGGCCTCCAGGGCCGCCAGTGCCCCCGAGGCGTTGATCAGCTGGTTGGCGCCACGCAGCGACGGGTACGCCAGCCCCGCATAGCGACGGCCCCGGCCGGCCCAGCTCCACTGCTGCTTGTCGCCCGAGAAGTTGAAATCCTTGCCGAAGCGCCACAGGTCGGCACCGATCTCCAGCGCATGGTCAATGACGCTCTGCGGCGCCATCGGGTCGCCCACGATCACCGGGCGGCCGGTGCGCATGATGCCGGCCTTTTCCCGGCCGATGCTTTCGCGGTCAGGCCCCAGGAACTCGGTGTGGTCAATGTCGATGCTGGTGATGATGGCGCAGTCGGCATCGATGACGTTGGTGGCATCCAGGCGCCCGCCAAGGCCCACTTCGAGAATGGCCACGTCCAGCCGTGCATGGCTCATGAGCCGCAGGATGGCCAGTGTGGTGAATTCGAAGTAGGTCAGCGATATTTCATTGCCGTTTTGGGTTCTGGCGCTTTCCACTGCTTCAAAGTGCGCTATCAGATCCGAAGCATGCACGATATCGCCGTGAACGCGGCACCGCTCCTCGAAGTGCACCAGGTGGGGCGAGGTGTAGACGCCCGTGCGGTAACCCGCCTGCAGCGCCACGGCCTCCAGCATGGCGCAGGTGGAGCCCTTCCCGTTGGTGCCCGCCACCGTGATCACGGGGCAGTCAAACCGCAGCACCATGCGGCGGGCCACTTCGCGGACACGGTCCAGGCCCATGTCGATATTGCGGGGATGAAGCTGCTCGCAATGGCGGAGCCAGCCTTCCAGTGTGTGGATTTTGGTTTGCATACAGGGCGGGATTGTCGCCCAGCCACAAGTTCGGGGATGATGCGCGGCATGACAACCTCACACATCACCGTCTACGGCATTCCGAACTGCGACACCGTCAAGAAATCCCGCACGTGGTGGTCCGAACGTGGTGTGGACTTTCAGTTTCACGACTTCAAGAAACAAGGGGTGCCCGCCCACCGCCTACCTGACTGGATGACAGCGGCGGGTTGGCAAAAGCTGGTCAACCGGCAGGGAACCACCTGGCGCAAACTGGATGCATCCACCCAGGCATCGGTCACCGACGAGCACAGCGCCAGCGTGCTGATGCAAGCCCAGCCCAGCGTGATCAAACGGCCGGTGGTGGAATGGCAGCAGGGTGACCAGCTGCACATCTCCGTGGGCTTTGTGCCCGACCAGTGGCAACAATGGCTGGACGAAGCTGCAGCCAAGTGATCCCATCGCCGCTGACCGGAAAAATTGCACAAATCTTTACGCAGATTTACGGCTGGCAAGCGCCGAATTGACCCTGGGGGCCTAAACTTTTCTCCAGTCTGGTGCGTTATGTACCGACCCGAAAGGAGTTTCTCCATGAATAAGATCGTCGTTTTTTCTGCCATGGCGGCCATTGCCACCGTGGCCAGCGCCCAGGAACAAGGCCGCGTGCTCTCGGCAACCCCCATCGTGCAGCAGGTTGCCACACCGCAGCAGGTGTGCGGCAACGAAACCGTCTACAACGGCAACCGCACGACCGGTGCGGGCGCGGTGATCGGTGCCATTGCGGGCGGTGCTGCCGGCAACGCCATCGGCAAGGGCAGCGGGCGCACAGCCGCCACCGCCATTGGTTTGATCGGGGGTGCGGTTCTGGGCAACCAGATCGAAGGCGGGCAGCCCCAATACCAGAACGTGCAGCGCTGCACCACCGAAACCTATTATGAAAATCGCACCGTCGGCTACGACGTGGTGTATGAATACGCAGGGCGCCAGTACACCACCCGCACGCAGAGCGACCCGGGCCGCTGGATCCCCGTGACGGTGCAACCCGCAGGGCAGACCTATTCCACGCAGCCCGATCCCTATGCATCGCAAGGCGTGTACAGCCAGCCTGGCGTGGTCACCTCCACCTACCCTGCGCCACCGGTGTACCAGCAGCCCACCTATGTGACTCCGCCCGTGACGGTGATCGAGTACGGCTACGACAGCCGTCCTTATTACCCCCACCACCGCAACCCTTACTGGCGCTGAGCCCCTGCCGGCCCCGCCAGGCAGCACCACCAGGAGCCCTTCGGGGCTCTTTTTTTTGGCTCCAGATGACAGATGGGGATTGTTCAGACGCGCGGTGCGGCAAGGCTGCCCGCCCCCTGCCCTAAAATCGCGGGTTTCCTCCAACCCCTGCAGCGCATTCCATGACCACCGAAAAAATCGACGGCGTGTCCGTCACCACCCAGGCCAATGTGTACTTTGACGGCAAGTGCGTGAGCCACGGCATCACCTTCCCGGACGGCACGAAGAAGTCGGTGGGCGTGGTGCTGCCTGCAACGCTGACCTTCAACACCGGCGCGCCCGAGATCATGGAATGCGTGGCGGGCTCGTGCGAGTACAAGCTGGACGGTTCCGATATCTGGATGAAGTCGTCGGCGGGCGACAAGTTCAACGTGCCCGGCAATTCCAGGTTCGACATCCGGGTGACCGAGGCCTACCACTACATTTGCCATTTCGGTTGATCGTTCTGGCTGAAATTTGACTGTTTTTGGCCTCTGGCGCTTATCCATCAAGCGCTACCAGCTATCATTTTTGAAAAGCATTCCATGGCAACCATCCTCCAGAACCTCCCCCTCGGCCAGAAGGTCGGCATCGCATTCTCCGGCGGCCTCGATACCAGCGCCGCACTGCACTGGATGAAGCTCAAGGGCGCCATGCCCTACGCCTACACCGCCAACCTGGGCCAACCTGACGAGCCCGACTACGACGAGATCCCGCGCAAGGCCATGGAATACGGCGCCGAGAAGGCCCGCCTGGTGGACTGCCGCACCCAGCTGGCCCACGAAGGCATTGCCGCCCTGCAGGCGGGCGCCTTCCACATTTCTACCGGCGGCCTCACCTACTTCAACACCACCCCCCTGGGCCGCGCCGTGACCGGCACCATGCTGGTGGCGGCGATGAAGGAAGACGACGTCAACATCTGGGGCGACGGCTCGACCTTCAAGGGCAACGACATCGAGCGCTTTTACCGCTACGGCCTGCTGACCAACCCATCCCTCAAGATCTACAAGCCTTGGCTGGACCAGCTGTTCATCGACGAGCTGGGCGGCCGGGCCGAGATGTCGGCCTTCATGACCAAGGCCGGCTTTGGCTACAAGATGAGCGCCGAGAAGGCTTACAGCACCGACAGCAACATGCTGGGCGCCACGCACGAGGCCAAGGACCTGGAGTTCCTGTCCAGCGGCATCCGCATCGTCAACCCCATCATGGGCGTGGCGTTCTGGAAGCCCGAGGTCGAAGTGAAGGCCGAGGAAGTCTCGGTGCGCTTCGAAGAAGGCCAGCCCGTTGCCCTGAACGGGGTGGAGTTCAACGACCCGGTGGAGCTGATCCTGGAAGCCAACCGCATCGGCGGCCGCCATGGCCTGGGCATGAGCGACCAGATCGAGAACCGCATCATCGAAGCCAAGAGCCGCGGTATCTACGAAGCCCCGGGCCTGGCGCTGCTGCACATCGCCTACGAGCGCCTGGTGACCGGCATCCACAACGAAGACACCATCGAGCAGTACCGCATGAATGGCCTGAAGCTCGGCCGCCTGCTGTACCAGGGCCGCTGGTTTGACCCGCAGGCCATCATGCTGCGCGAAACCGCCCAGCGCTGGGTGGCCCGCGCCGTGACCGGCACCGTGACGCTGGAACTGCGCCGTGGCAACGACTATTCGCTGCTGAACACCGAGTCGCCCAACCTGACCTACGCGCCCGAGCGCCTGTCGATGGAGAAGGTGGAAGACGCACCTTTCAGCCCGCTGGACCGCATTGGCCAGCTGACCATGCGCAACCTGGACATCTCGGACACGCGCGACAAGCTGGGCGTGTATTCGCGCGCTGGCCTGCTGTCGCTGGGGGGCAATGCCGCCCTGGCGCAGCTGGAAAACGACCGCAAATAAACCTTGGGCCCAGAATATGGGTCAAAAATGGCTCCAGCGCTTACCCATCAAGCGCTAGCAGCTACATATATATGAGCAAAGCCACCGGAAACGGTGGCTTTTTTCTTTGCGGGGAAGGTTGGCTGCTGGTCTAAACCACCACCGGCTCGGGCTCCAGCCGGATGCCAAAGCGCTCGTACACGCTGGTCTGGATGGCCTTGGCCAGGGTCATCACCTCGCCGCCCGTCACGCTGTCGGCGCCCTGCCCCCGGTTGACCAGCACCAGGGCCTGCTTTTCGTACACCCCGGCCTTGCCGATGGACTTGCCCTTCCAGCCGCAGGCATCAATCAGCCAGCCCGCCGCCAGCTTGATGCTGCCGTCGGGCATGGGGTAATGCACGATCCTGGGCTCGCGCGCGATGATGTCGGCGCACTGGTCGGGCGACACCGTGGGGTTCTTGAAGAAGCTGCCCGCGTTGCCCACCACCGCCGGGTCGGGCAGCTTGGCGCGGCGGATGTCGCAGATCCAGTCAAAAATTTGCTGGGCACTGGGGTGTTCCACGCCCGCCTCGGCGCGGCGGCGCTCCAGGTCGAGGTAGCCCAGCACGGGCTTCCAGGGCTTGGGCAGCCGAAACCGCACATGGGTGATGACCGCGCGGCCCGCTAGCCCCATGCCGCGCGGCATCCCGCTGCCGTCGGGTGCTTCAGACGGCGCATGCTTGAAGACGGAGTCGCGGTAGCCAAAGCCGCACTGCGCGGCATCCAGGCTGAACGACTGGCCGGTGGACAGGTCAATGGCATCGAGCGATTCAAAGCGGTCCTGCAACTCCACGCCGTAGGCACCGATGTTCTGCACGGGCGAAGCGCCCACGGTGCCGGGAATCAGCGCCAGATTTTCCAGCCCTGGGAACCCGTGCGCCAGCGTCCAGGCCACCGCGTCGTGCCAGACCTCACCCGCGCCGGCCTCCACGATCCAGGCCCTGGGGGTTTCCTCCACCAAGCGCAGCCCCTTGATTTCCATCTTGAGCACCACGGGCTTCACGTCGCCCGTCAGGATGATGTTGCTGCCACCGCCCAGCACAAACTTGGGTGCAGGGGCTAGGTCCGTATCGGCCAGAACGGCCTTCAGATCCGACACGGAGCGCACACGCACCAGGGTTTGGGCACGCGCAGCAATGCCAAAGGTGTTGCAGGGCTGCAAAGGGGCGTTTTTCTCGACTACCATTGGCCCGATTGTCGCACCCGCCCCTGCCTCCACGCTTTGGGGCGCCTGCGACCCGTAGCTGTTTTCCCCTGAGATTGAGAGCCACCCATGCCATCTTTTGACACCGTCTGTGAAGCCAACCTGGTTGAAGTGAAAAACGCCGTGGAGAACACCGCCAAGGAGATCGGCACCCGTTTCGACTTCAAGGGCACATCGGCCAGCATCGAGATCAAGGACAAGGACATCACCCTGATCGGCGACGCCGACTTCCAGCTCACCCAGATCGAGGACGTGC from Acidovorax sp. FHTAMBA carries:
- a CDS encoding SPOR domain-containing protein encodes the protein MAFFKFRWPGQGEQAQAEKPSKRPRAPQAESIEVMRRRARHRLIGAAVLVLIGVVGFPMLFDTQPRPIPVDIPIEIPDRNKVAPLVVPAPVAQAPAAASPSAPPAAASAPRPAAQGGGSASGNGLADGEELVQGARPAPARPAPAVPAKPEPKPEPPKPPVQRPDEAARARALLEGRSAEPAGAAAAEEGRFIVQVGAFADAEKAREARTKVERAGLKTYTQVVDTKDGKRTRVRVGPFANRADADKAAARIKALDLSASVLTL
- a CDS encoding pyrimidine/purine nucleoside phosphorylase, which translates into the protein MTTEKIDGVSVTTQANVYFDGKCVSHGITFPDGTKKSVGVVLPATLTFNTGAPEIMECVAGSCEYKLDGSDIWMKSSAGDKFNVPGNSRFDIRVTEAYHYICHFG
- the murB gene encoding UDP-N-acetylmuramate dehydrogenase, encoding MVVEKNAPLQPCNTFGIAARAQTLVRVRSVSDLKAVLADTDLAPAPKFVLGGGSNIILTGDVKPVVLKMEIKGLRLVEETPRAWIVEAGAGEVWHDAVAWTLAHGFPGLENLALIPGTVGASPVQNIGAYGVELQDRFESLDAIDLSTGQSFSLDAAQCGFGYRDSVFKHAPSEAPDGSGMPRGMGLAGRAVITHVRFRLPKPWKPVLGYLDLERRRAEAGVEHPSAQQIFDWICDIRRAKLPDPAVVGNAGSFFKNPTVSPDQCADIIAREPRIVHYPMPDGSIKLAAGWLIDACGWKGKSIGKAGVYEKQALVLVNRGQGADSVTGGEVMTLAKAIQTSVYERFGIRLEPEPVVV
- a CDS encoding glycine zipper 2TM domain-containing protein — protein: MNKIVVFSAMAAIATVASAQEQGRVLSATPIVQQVATPQQVCGNETVYNGNRTTGAGAVIGAIAGGAAGNAIGKGSGRTAATAIGLIGGAVLGNQIEGGQPQYQNVQRCTTETYYENRTVGYDVVYEYAGRQYTTRTQSDPGRWIPVTVQPAGQTYSTQPDPYASQGVYSQPGVVTSTYPAPPVYQQPTYVTPPVTVIEYGYDSRPYYPHHRNPYWR
- the folC gene encoding bifunctional tetrahydrofolate synthase/dihydrofolate synthase — its product is MQTKIHTLEGWLRHCEQLHPRNIDMGLDRVREVARRMVLRFDCPVITVAGTNGKGSTCAMLEAVALQAGYRTGVYTSPHLVHFEERCRVHGDIVHASDLIAHFEAVESARTQNGNEISLTYFEFTTLAILRLMSHARLDVAILEVGLGGRLDATNVIDADCAIITSIDIDHTEFLGPDRESIGREKAGIMRTGRPVIVGDPMAPQSVIDHALEIGADLWRFGKDFNFSGDKQQWSWAGRGRRYAGLAYPSLRGANQLINASGALAALEALRERIPVTAQAVRNGLAMVELPGRFQIVPGQPTLVLDVAHNPHSVAALTANLDAMGFFPTTHAVFGAMADKDLAPMLAKVGPLVDRWYFTDLPTPRAETAAVLQQKWNALQMVAGGRRDVTSSLHADPTQALQAAVAAADPADRIVVFGSFYTVGGVLINGTPRLHAKHLGQ
- the argG gene encoding argininosuccinate synthase; the encoded protein is MATILQNLPLGQKVGIAFSGGLDTSAALHWMKLKGAMPYAYTANLGQPDEPDYDEIPRKAMEYGAEKARLVDCRTQLAHEGIAALQAGAFHISTGGLTYFNTTPLGRAVTGTMLVAAMKEDDVNIWGDGSTFKGNDIERFYRYGLLTNPSLKIYKPWLDQLFIDELGGRAEMSAFMTKAGFGYKMSAEKAYSTDSNMLGATHEAKDLEFLSSGIRIVNPIMGVAFWKPEVEVKAEEVSVRFEEGQPVALNGVEFNDPVELILEANRIGGRHGLGMSDQIENRIIEAKSRGIYEAPGLALLHIAYERLVTGIHNEDTIEQYRMNGLKLGRLLYQGRWFDPQAIMLRETAQRWVARAVTGTVTLELRRGNDYSLLNTESPNLTYAPERLSMEKVEDAPFSPLDRIGQLTMRNLDISDTRDKLGVYSRAGLLSLGGNAALAQLENDRK
- a CDS encoding ArsC family reductase, with translation MTTSHITVYGIPNCDTVKKSRTWWSERGVDFQFHDFKKQGVPAHRLPDWMTAAGWQKLVNRQGTTWRKLDASTQASVTDEHSASVLMQAQPSVIKRPVVEWQQGDQLHISVGFVPDQWQQWLDEAAAK
- a CDS encoding CvpA family protein, yielding MAALDWIFVVVLLASMLMGAWRGLVFEVLSLLGWVVSFFVAQWFAHDVAAMLPMGDASDSLRYAAGFLAVFVASVFACGFITWLAKKLVESIGLRPVDRTLGAAFGVLRGLVLLLAVAVVAGLTPMHEALWWQESRGAPLLVDMLRGLKPALPEEFGRHLPS